The Sphingobium sp. JS3065 genomic sequence TCGAACCGCTCCGCCGCGAAAAGATCATCCGCTCCAGCCTGGAGGCCGATGTCACCATGGGGCTGACGGTCCCCAGCGACGGTGTGAACTTCGCCGAAATCGCCATCGTCGCCCGCATCGAAACGGGCAAGGGCGACGGTATCGCAGTGAAACCCAGCGACTGGCACAAATGCGGCCGCTGCTGGCGCCTGCTGCCGGAAGTGGAAGAGGACGGCGCGCTCTGCGGCCGCTGCGACGAGGTGCTCGCCAGCTAAAACTTCCCCTGTCCTACATCCGCGTTCCTCGGCTATAGCGCTGTGGGACGCAGGCTGTAGCAAGTGAACAATAAAGCAATGGCGCTTATCTGGGGTTCTTTCGTGTCACCTATGTTACCCAACTACTTTCGGGCACAGTGCTGATGGCGGCCCTCAACCACCGCCCCCTCGGCCTGATCGTCGCGACCGTCACGCTCGCGCTCGACCAACTCGTCAAATATACCGTCACCTATCCGCTGGCGCTGAAAAGCCGGATGGACGACGGCATTGAAATCCTGCCGGTCTTCCGCCTGCGCTGGCTGGAAAATCGCGGGGTTTCGATGGGTTTCTTCCATGCCGAAACGGATGTGATGCGCTGGATACTGGTCGGCATGACCATGCTGATCGCGGGCTTTGTGGGGGTGTGGATGTGGCGCGAAAAGGAGCGGCAGGATGTCGCGGCGCTCGGCCTGGTCCTCGGCGGCGCGATCGGCAACATCATCGACCGCGTGCGCCTGGGCTTTGTGATCGACTATGCCGACCTGCATTTCGGCGAATGGCGGCCTTTCCTGATTTTCAACCTGGCCGATGCGGCCATCACTTTCGGCGTGCTGATCCTGCTTGCGCGGGCGCTTCTGCTGCGCGAGAAGGGCGCAAAGACGGAGTCTCTGAACTGATGCGTAAACTGATCCTCGCCGCTGGCCTTATTTCCATGTTGTCCGCTTGCGGCGGCGGTGGCGGCCTGTTCAACCGCACCCGCCCCGATGAGTTCGCCGTGTCGCGTCAGGCGCCGCTGGTGATCCCGCCCGACTTCGCGCTGGTTCCGCCCGCTCCGGGCACCCCGGCCGCCGCGCAGGTGGATTCCAGCAAGGCCGCGATGGAGGCCATGTTCGGCGGTCCCGCCGCGCGCAGCGCCGCCGAAACCGGCACGCTGAACGCCGCCGGCCGTGCCAATGCCGCCGCAGGCATCCGCTCATCGGCGGGCGATCCGGGCACCGAAGTCGTGGACAAGGGCGCCACCACCCGCGACATCATCGCCGCCCCGGAAGGCGACGGCCAGGACGCCCGCGCCTCCACTCCGCAATGAACCAGTAACTTAGGGCTGGTTCTCGGCAAATTCCTTGAACCGGCCCAAAGTCCCGTCCCACTGACTCCCGACCTTGTCGAGCCAGTCCCGCGCTTCTGCGACGACCTCCGGACGCAGGGTGAACAGCACCTCCCGCCCGCTCCGGGTCCGCCGCACCAACCCGGCGCCAAGCAGCACATCCAGATGCTTCGCCACCGCCTGACGGCTGATCGGCAATCCATCGCCCAACTGGACGATAGACCGCTCCCCACCCTCGGAAAGCCGCCCGATCAACCCCAGCCGCGTCGTATCCCCCAGCGCCGCAAACAGCCGGGCAGGGGAGCCATCAACCCTCGACATAGTCGCGGATATTCTTCACCTGTTCGGCCCAGCCGCCGTCGTTGGACCGCATGATATTGCTCCGCCGGGGTTCCGGCACCTTGTCGAACCCGCTCTCGGTGACGGTCAGTCGCGTGCCTTCTCCCACCGGCTCCAGCATGAATTCCACCAGCGTCCATTCGGGCGCCGGCACGCCGCTCTCCATCAATTCCTTG encodes the following:
- a CDS encoding DUF3035 domain-containing protein, which encodes MRKLILAAGLISMLSACGGGGGLFNRTRPDEFAVSRQAPLVIPPDFALVPPAPGTPAAAQVDSSKAAMEAMFGGPAARSAAETGTLNAAGRANAAAGIRSSAGDPGTEVVDKGATTRDIIAAPEGDGQDARASTPQ
- a CDS encoding ArsR/SmtB family transcription factor produces the protein MSRVDGSPARLFAALGDTTRLGLIGRLSEGGERSIVQLGDGLPISRQAVAKHLDVLLGAGLVRRTRSGREVLFTLRPEVVAEARDWLDKVGSQWDGTLGRFKEFAENQP
- the lspA gene encoding signal peptidase II, producing MAALNHRPLGLIVATVTLALDQLVKYTVTYPLALKSRMDDGIEILPVFRLRWLENRGVSMGFFHAETDVMRWILVGMTMLIAGFVGVWMWREKERQDVAALGLVLGGAIGNIIDRVRLGFVIDYADLHFGEWRPFLIFNLADAAITFGVLILLARALLLREKGAKTESLN